Genomic segment of Bacteroidota bacterium:
AGTACATTCAATACAATAGTAATAGCGGCACCCCCCAATGTTATCCATGCACCGATCATATTCTTATGTGTTAGCTTATACCAGATGCTAAGGTTATAATAAATACCCAGGAAAATATTTCCTAAAGCAAGTAACGGAACGATCTGCAAACCTTCTACCCATGCTGGTTTATCAATTGCTTCAAAAAACCATTTGAACACATCTATATACAAACTGATACATAAAAACATAAAGCAGCAGGCTATCACAAAAAATTTCATGATGCGGGCATAAATGCGTTGCGGGTTTTCTTCTTTACTGCGGTTAAAGAAAAAAGGTTCGGCCGCCATACGGAATGCCTGTATCATTATCGTGATCAAAACAGCAAGACGATAAATGTTTCCGAAAATACCCAACTGGTGTTTGGCAACAGCTTCAGGTTCGTTTACTACATGCTGGTAGATCAACCGGCTCAGCATATCGTTAACCATTCCGCCCATGCCTACAATAATAAGAGGATAACTGTAGTGCATTATTTTTTTCCATAAAGCACTATCAAAGCTGAAATGAATTTGGCTAAACTCTTTCCATAATAAAATAAAAACAAGAATACTGCCTGCAAGGTTACCGATCAGGTAATAGCCAATGCCTGTGTCTTTATTATAAATGGAACTTAAAAAACTATCGGGATTGTCCTGCAGATATTTTGGCAACACACCGAGAAAAACAATTACAACCATCACATTTACCACCACCCCTGCTATTCTTGCAAAAGCATAGCGTTTCGGCCTGTTTTCCTGCCGCAATCTTGCAAAAGCAAGCGTTGCAATCGCATCAAAGAAAATAATTCCTGCCATTAAAGTGATATACTCAGGATGTTTTTCAAGATTAGCTGCCTGGGCAATCTGGTTTTTAAAAACAAAAAGAAGTGTGGTGAATAAAATAGTAGAGCCGATCAGTGAAATTGACAATGTATTGTACAATTTCTTTTGATCACTATCCTGTGAAAAACGGAAATATGCAGTTTCAAGGCCATATGTAAACAATACATTTAAAAAAGGGATGATCGCATATGTCTGTGTAAGATCAGCAGTGGTAGCTGGCTGTGCAAAAATGAGCGGCAATGAGAGGTTCATCAGGTAGCCGAGAAAACGACTGGCGATAGTTGGTATGCCGTACCATAAAGTCTGCCCCGCCAGTTGTTTAATACTGCTCAATAAAAGTAGATTTCAGCAAATTTAATCTTTGACACCTGATTGCACAATAGTAATTGGCTTTTGTATTTAGCCCATTTAAGCTTTATCTTATCTTTAACCTCAAAACAGAAGTTATGCGCAAGATCATTTTTTTACTGGCTACTATTGCTATTTCATTTTCCATTTCTGCACAGGCTTACGAAGATAAGATTGAATACAACAAAGTAAAACAACCGGCCCTGGCAATTGTATATAATTTTCCTCCCGAGGCTGTTGAAGATGCCCTTATACTGAAGCTGGCTAAATTAGGGTATAAAGGAAAAGTAGAAAAAGGGATATTTAATAGAGATAAAGGGTTTCATATATTCAAAGGTGCTTTACTCGGCGACATCAGTGCCAGCCGCTATGATTATTTGATCAACATAGATCAAAAAAACCATAAGACAACCGATGAAGCAATCTTGTACATGATCATTATGAAAAAGGATACTAATTATTTAGCAAAGCTGAGCTATGAAGAACTGACCAAGGCTAAAACTTTTTTAGATAACTTATTGCCCGACATTGAAGATTCTGACCTGGAACTTAAGATAGTCGCTGCGGAAACGTTGGTAATCCAGTCAGACAAAAGAATGAAAAAGCTTACTACGGAAAGAAGTGATATGGAAGAAAAAATTAAAACCCTTCAGGACAACTTAGTTGAAAATGAAAAAAAGCAGGAAAAGGAAAAAATGGAATTAGAGAATCAACGTAAAGCATTTGAAGAATTAAAATCAAAAAGAAGAAAAAAATCGTAGGTTAATTAAATGCCTTTGAAAAGTTGTTTGCTCACGGCAGTCTATACTTTGGATTTGTAAGAATAGAAGAATCGCTCAGCGTTTTCAGAAATACAGATAGATCGATCGCTTCATTGTTCGTCATGTTGATCCCGTTTTGTACTAGCGGATCGACTGTAGCGCTGTTCTGCACTCCGGTTCTGTAATGATTGATGACCTGGGCTACCGTTGCAAATCGTCCATCATGCATATAATTAGAGGTCAAAACAACATTTCGTAAAGTTGGTACCCGGAATTTTAAATTATCATCTGCATTGCCTGTCACTCTTATTCTCCCCAGGTCATTTAATGTAGGATCGATCGGCAAGCCAATATTCCGGTAACTGTAATCTGTAAACATCGGTTCAGGATGACAGCTGATGCATTTTGACAAAAACACATTATAGCCATTTTGTTCCTGTACAGTAAAACTTAACTCGCCTCTTTTTACTTTATCATACTTCGAATTATATGAAACGATATTGCCTGTAAACTGTGATAATGCTTTGATGATCCTCTCTTCAGTTATCCAGCTACTGCCGAAAGCAGCTTTGAACATTTTCTTTACCTGCTCATCATTTTCCAATCTTGAAACGGCACCGGCTACATCTGCTCCCATCTCATCAAAAGCATTGAGAGGATGACTTGCTTCTTGTAATAAAGTTTTATACTCACCATCCCAGTGAAACTCCTTTTCCCATGCAAGATTAAATAATGGTGGAGCATTACGCAATGTATGTGAGTTATTATACCCATGACTCCGGTCATGTTCGAACGTTCCAAATGCTCCCCTTTGTTCATGGCAACTTGCACAGGGAAAATTTCCATCCCGTGAAAGTCGTCCGTCATAAAATAATTTGCGACCTAATTCAAAACCTTCCTGGTTCAGCGGGTTATCTACGAATGTGTAAGGGGGTTTTGGAAATCCTGCCGGGATTTCTTGAGCCATATAAGTCCCAATACCTTCATATTTTGATTTTGAACAAGCACCCATTAAATAAGAAAGGAAAATAACCGAGCCAGTTATTACAGTAAGAAAGAATAATTTTCGGGACATCATAATTATAAACGTAATATAACCGAATAAAGTTGTAGTTAAAAACTATCCGGTCTGAATTTTCTCCTCCCTTCCTTTACTTCACTTTTTTTCTTCTTGCCTTCAAGCCTTTTTTCTTTTACTGCTTTGGGTAGCCTGGTTGCTAATCGTTTCTTTTTTTTCAGTAAAGCTTTATGCACAAGTTCATTTATTTTTTCTGCAGCCTCGAGTTTATTGCTTAGTTGTGTACGGTGTACCTGGCTTTTTACAAACAACGATCCGTCTGCATTGAT
This window contains:
- a CDS encoding aminoacyl-tRNA hydrolase, whose product is MIDFTNEIIFQTTRSGGKGGQNVNKVETAVIGYFNIDASLLLTGEQKQLLKEKLSNRINADGSLFVKSQVHRTQLSNKLEAAEKINELVHKALLKKKKRLATRLPKAVKEKRLEGKKKKSEVKEGRRKFRPDSF
- a CDS encoding polysaccharide biosynthesis protein; the protein is MSSIKQLAGQTLWYGIPTIASRFLGYLMNLSLPLIFAQPATTADLTQTYAIIPFLNVLFTYGLETAYFRFSQDSDQKKLYNTLSISLIGSTILFTTLLFVFKNQIAQAANLEKHPEYITLMAGIIFFDAIATLAFARLRQENRPKRYAFARIAGVVVNVMVVIVFLGVLPKYLQDNPDSFLSSIYNKDTGIGYYLIGNLAGSILVFILLWKEFSQIHFSFDSALWKKIMHYSYPLIIVGMGGMVNDMLSRLIYQHVVNEPEAVAKHQLGIFGNIYRLAVLITIMIQAFRMAAEPFFFNRSKEENPQRIYARIMKFFVIACCFMFLCISLYIDVFKWFFEAIDKPAWVEGLQIVPLLALGNIFLGIYYNLSIWYKLTHKNMIGAWITLGGAAITIVLNVLLIPQFHYLGAAIATFCCYLFMMIASYMLGQKHYPVPYARKKLIAYIVLVVLIYLLHLGMIYLWNNNWFNLGTATLLLVLFTLFVVKIERKELEKMPFIGKYLSAKPS
- a CDS encoding cytochrome-c peroxidase, whose amino-acid sequence is MMSRKLFFLTVITGSVIFLSYLMGACSKSKYEGIGTYMAQEIPAGFPKPPYTFVDNPLNQEGFELGRKLFYDGRLSRDGNFPCASCHEQRGAFGTFEHDRSHGYNNSHTLRNAPPLFNLAWEKEFHWDGEYKTLLQEASHPLNAFDEMGADVAGAVSRLENDEQVKKMFKAAFGSSWITEERIIKALSQFTGNIVSYNSKYDKVKRGELSFTVQEQNGYNVFLSKCISCHPEPMFTDYSYRNIGLPIDPTLNDLGRIRVTGNADDNLKFRVPTLRNVVLTSNYMHDGRFATVAQVINHYRTGVQNSATVDPLVQNGINMTNNEAIDLSVFLKTLSDSSILTNPKYRLP